In Ornithorhynchus anatinus isolate Pmale09 chromosome 17, mOrnAna1.pri.v4, whole genome shotgun sequence, the following proteins share a genomic window:
- the LOC114817986 gene encoding NKG2-D type II integral membrane protein-like, which produces MVDFLFRFSLYGWIGLSRHKASGRWKWTDDSDLLLNLSKVVLKGEGKDCAKYTSTYPVFAENCTSTLKYICRHRIP; this is translated from the exons ATGGTG GACTTCTTATTCCGGTTCAGCCTCTATGGATGGATTGGACTCTCACGACACAAAGCATCAGGGCGTTGGAAGTGGACAGATGATTCAGATTTACTTCTAAACCT GTCCAAAGTAGTCTTGAAGGGAGAGGGTAAAGACTGTGCCAAATATACTTCAACCTATCCAGTTTTTGCTGAAAATTGTACGTCTACCCTGAAGTACATCTGCAGGCACAGGATTCCGTAG